One stretch of Candidatus Baltobacteraceae bacterium DNA includes these proteins:
- a CDS encoding ABC transporter substrate-binding protein, which yields MTSRRRFIESTAALGGLALSPGAAFAQTAPANVRVIFFGVASNLPVWCGIAKGFFAKANLNVTTEITPSSVYMFQHLSAGDFDIAVTAMDNVIAYDEGQGATDLKNPADFVAFMGGDSGLLTLWSRPDIRSYADLKGTTLAVDAVQTGFTFVLRRMLELAGLNEGDYQLAAAGGTPKRFAALTTGAQYSAAILTAPFDLEADAKGCHKLGTALDIVGHYQAYTGVARRSWIAQNGDVLVRYIRGYLAALRWLYDGRNKNETIGILTKQGNIPPEVAPLVYSEIIDRANGIVPNGAIDIRGVRTVLDLRSRYGEPKKTLKDPMKYIDESYWRRALH from the coding sequence ATGACATCACGACGACGCTTTATCGAATCAACCGCCGCACTCGGCGGTCTGGCGCTCTCCCCCGGCGCCGCGTTCGCGCAAACCGCGCCGGCCAACGTGCGCGTAATCTTCTTTGGCGTCGCATCGAATCTGCCGGTTTGGTGCGGAATCGCCAAGGGGTTCTTCGCCAAAGCAAACCTTAACGTGACGACCGAGATCACGCCGAGCTCTGTCTACATGTTCCAGCATCTCAGCGCCGGCGACTTCGACATTGCGGTCACCGCGATGGACAACGTCATCGCCTACGATGAAGGCCAGGGAGCCACGGATCTGAAGAATCCGGCCGACTTCGTCGCGTTTATGGGTGGTGACAGCGGGCTGCTCACGCTCTGGTCACGCCCCGACATCCGCAGCTATGCCGATCTCAAAGGCACCACGCTCGCGGTCGATGCGGTGCAAACCGGTTTCACGTTCGTCTTGCGCCGGATGCTCGAGCTCGCCGGGTTGAATGAAGGGGACTACCAGCTCGCGGCCGCCGGCGGGACGCCGAAGCGATTCGCAGCCCTTACGACCGGTGCGCAATATAGCGCGGCAATCCTCACCGCGCCGTTCGATCTCGAAGCCGATGCGAAGGGATGTCACAAGCTCGGAACGGCCCTTGACATCGTCGGACATTATCAGGCCTACACCGGCGTCGCGCGCCGTTCGTGGATTGCACAAAACGGCGATGTGCTCGTCCGTTACATTCGCGGTTATCTTGCGGCGCTACGTTGGCTCTATGACGGACGCAACAAGAACGAGACGATCGGGATCCTCACCAAGCAAGGAAACATTCCGCCCGAGGTGGCGCCGCTCGTCTACAGCGAGATCATCGACCGCGCAAACGGGATCGTTCCGAACGGCGCGATTGATATCCGCGGCGTTCGGACGGTCCTCGATTTGCGAAGCAGATATGGGGAGCCCAAGAAGACTCTCAAAGATCCGATGAAGTACATCGATGAGAGTTATTGGCGACGAGCGCTACACTAG
- a CDS encoding Xaa-Pro peptidase family protein, whose amino-acid sequence MTSLRSDAPIPAPGTMAVDFEERVDFNRLREYRLARAREALNKSDLGALLLFDLNNIRYVTSTAIGEWTRDKMTRYALLTRTGEPMVWDFGSAAKHHRLYCNWLEDANIRAGLNGLRGAIQPEAGLFERCAKEIASLLRDAGVANMPLGIDIIEPPLWFELEKQKIEIRDGQQVMHDAREIKSYDEILLLSTSAALVDATYQDIAEALKPGIRENQIVALATKKLYDLGADDVESINAVSGERCNPHPHNFTDRLIRPGDQAFFDIMSAFNGYRTCYYRTFNVGRATQSQRDAYKRAREWIDASIDMIRPGVTTDQVAKVWPKAEDFGFPSEMEAFGLQFGHGVGLALHERPVISRLNSLDYPMEIREGMVFALETYCPASDGFSAARIEEEIVVTATGRSVITRFPAEELFIANEY is encoded by the coding sequence ATGACATCGCTTCGTTCCGATGCTCCGATCCCCGCGCCCGGCACGATGGCCGTCGACTTCGAGGAGCGCGTCGATTTCAATCGGCTGCGCGAATACCGGTTGGCGCGGGCCCGCGAGGCGCTGAACAAGTCTGATCTCGGCGCGCTGTTGCTGTTCGATCTCAATAACATCCGCTACGTAACCAGCACGGCGATCGGCGAGTGGACTCGGGACAAGATGACGCGTTACGCGCTCCTGACGCGGACGGGCGAGCCGATGGTTTGGGACTTTGGCTCGGCGGCTAAGCATCATCGGCTGTATTGCAACTGGTTGGAAGACGCGAACATCCGCGCCGGGCTCAACGGCCTGCGTGGCGCAATTCAACCCGAAGCCGGTCTGTTCGAGCGCTGCGCAAAAGAAATCGCCTCGCTGTTGCGAGACGCCGGCGTGGCGAACATGCCCCTTGGGATCGATATCATCGAGCCGCCGCTCTGGTTCGAGCTCGAGAAGCAAAAGATCGAGATTCGCGACGGACAGCAAGTGATGCACGACGCACGCGAGATCAAATCATACGACGAAATATTGCTGTTGAGCACGTCGGCCGCGCTCGTCGACGCAACGTACCAGGATATTGCCGAGGCGCTCAAACCCGGGATCCGCGAGAACCAGATCGTCGCGCTTGCAACGAAGAAGCTCTACGACCTTGGTGCAGACGACGTCGAATCGATCAACGCGGTATCGGGTGAGCGCTGCAATCCGCATCCGCACAATTTTACGGATCGTCTCATTCGCCCGGGCGATCAGGCCTTCTTCGATATCATGAGCGCCTTCAATGGTTATCGCACATGCTACTACCGCACGTTCAATGTCGGACGGGCGACGCAGAGCCAGCGCGACGCGTACAAGCGGGCGCGAGAGTGGATCGATGCGTCGATCGACATGATTCGGCCCGGCGTTACGACCGATCAAGTCGCCAAAGTGTGGCCGAAGGCGGAAGATTTCGGGTTCCCAAGCGAGATGGAGGCCTTCGGTTTGCAGTTCGGACACGGCGTTGGATTGGCGCTGCACGAGCGTCCCGTGATCAGTCGCTTGAATTCACTCGATTACCCGATGGAGATTCGTGAAGGTATGGTGTTTGCGCTCGAAACGTACTGCCCCGCATCCGACGGTTTTTCTGCCGCGCGAATCGAGGAAGAAATTGTCGTAACCGCAACCGGGCGCAGTGTGATAACGCGTTTTCCGGCCGAAGAGCTCTTCATCGCGAACGAGTACTAG
- a CDS encoding NAD(P)-dependent oxidoreductase encodes MIGVIGLGEMGGGMMKRLLLAGAKPAGYNRTKSKAQAFIDQGMAFADSPHALVEMCDIVVSIVTNNEALVSIASGPRGILSALGPGKIWIEMSTVAPHIIQALGDRASKTGGTLLDGAVLGSPLTIEQGKLVILLAGDSAACERVKPDLLKIGPMVRRIGEIGHAKVMKVAVNLNLPVQILALSEGLLLAEKSGISREVALEVMLGGVIASPMLHYRAPFILNMPDKAWFDCAMMQKDVNLALELAEEVGVPLPTAAVANQMLTSARAQGLGEYDFAVLFFALAHAAGVNASP; translated from the coding sequence ATGATAGGAGTAATAGGGCTCGGTGAAATGGGCGGCGGCATGATGAAACGGCTGCTGCTCGCCGGCGCAAAACCCGCCGGCTACAACCGGACGAAATCAAAGGCCCAGGCGTTCATCGATCAAGGGATGGCGTTTGCCGATTCTCCGCATGCACTCGTCGAGATGTGCGACATCGTGGTCAGCATCGTCACAAACAACGAAGCTCTGGTATCGATCGCAAGCGGACCCAGGGGTATTCTCTCGGCGCTGGGTCCGGGGAAAATCTGGATCGAGATGAGCACCGTCGCGCCGCACATCATTCAGGCGCTCGGTGACCGGGCTTCAAAGACCGGTGGTACGTTGCTCGACGGCGCGGTGCTCGGAAGCCCACTTACGATCGAGCAGGGCAAACTCGTCATCTTGCTCGCGGGCGACAGCGCCGCGTGTGAGAGAGTCAAACCGGACCTGCTGAAGATCGGCCCAATGGTACGGCGAATCGGTGAGATCGGTCACGCCAAGGTCATGAAGGTAGCGGTCAATCTCAACTTGCCGGTTCAGATCCTTGCGCTCAGCGAAGGTCTGTTACTTGCCGAGAAGAGCGGGATTTCGCGCGAGGTTGCGCTCGAAGTGATGCTCGGCGGCGTCATCGCGTCGCCGATGCTGCATTACCGCGCGCCATTCATCCTGAACATGCCGGATAAGGCGTGGTTTGATTGCGCTATGATGCAGAAAGACGTGAACCTTGCGCTCGAGCTCGCGGAAGAAGTCGGCGTTCCTTTGCCGACTGCAGCGGTGGCAAATCAAATGCTGACGTCGGCACGCGCGCAAGGTCTGGGCGAGTATGATTTCGCCGTGCTATTTTTCGCACTGGCCCACGCCGCCGGCGTCAACGCCTCTCCCTGA
- a CDS encoding potassium channel protein, with protein MNPASASARRLLVSVTLFAVVIVVSWLGYMIIQGWSPFDALYMTIATISTVGDSSHDLSTAGRLWTLGVIVFGVGVTGYVFLSVAGYLLEGHLFAAVGEQRIRARVRAMNDHYILCGFGRVGQSIARDLVAAQRTVVILDTNPASLDNAAKQGYAVVHGNPADVETLKAAGIERARGLVIATDQDAENVYVALSARMLRPDVYIIARANAQDSLAKLKLAGANNIISPYGIGGKRMAQLAMRPTAIEFLDTVLDAESKALSLEDFVVRDGSRLIGQPIKALFAISETIILALKRDDAMQFRPPHDTALRAGDELVVAGPSSSIRALEDALGRAR; from the coding sequence ATGAACCCCGCCTCGGCATCCGCACGACGGCTCTTAGTCTCGGTCACACTGTTCGCCGTCGTCATCGTCGTCAGCTGGCTCGGGTACATGATCATCCAAGGATGGTCACCGTTCGACGCGCTCTATATGACGATTGCAACGATATCGACCGTCGGCGACTCGTCACACGATCTCTCGACTGCGGGACGTTTGTGGACCCTCGGGGTCATCGTGTTCGGCGTCGGCGTCACCGGCTACGTGTTCTTGTCGGTGGCCGGCTATTTGCTCGAAGGACATCTTTTTGCGGCAGTTGGTGAGCAGCGCATCCGCGCGCGCGTACGTGCAATGAACGATCATTATATTCTGTGCGGGTTCGGCCGCGTCGGACAATCGATTGCGCGCGATCTCGTGGCAGCGCAACGAACGGTAGTCATCCTCGATACCAACCCGGCATCCTTGGATAATGCCGCCAAACAAGGCTATGCGGTCGTGCACGGTAACCCGGCCGACGTCGAGACGCTCAAAGCGGCCGGTATCGAGCGTGCACGCGGGCTCGTGATCGCGACCGATCAGGATGCAGAAAATGTCTACGTCGCGCTCTCGGCCCGTATGTTGCGTCCCGACGTCTACATCATCGCTCGCGCGAACGCCCAGGATTCACTCGCCAAACTCAAACTCGCGGGCGCGAACAATATCATTTCGCCCTACGGCATCGGCGGTAAGCGCATGGCGCAACTTGCCATGCGACCAACCGCGATCGAGTTCTTGGACACCGTTCTCGACGCGGAAAGCAAGGCGCTTTCACTTGAAGACTTCGTCGTCCGCGACGGTTCGCGACTAATTGGGCAGCCGATCAAAGCCCTCTTTGCAATCAGCGAAACGATCATTCTTGCGCTCAAACGCGACGACGCAATGCAATTCCGCCCGCCACACGATACCGCCCTGCGTGCCGGCGACGAGCTTGTCGTCGCAGGCCCCAGCAGCTCGATTCGAGCGCTCGAGGATGCCTTAGGCCGAGCCCGCTAA
- a CDS encoding CHAD domain-containing protein — protein MASHLGTEPFLTNGSPAAVTAGRYERALALTTPDETQGVPEDAPGVTLVGSALARRVLDLLHYEVLIRLRADPEDVHHARSTVRRLRAMLRGFRPFLDRLWVDTLREELRWFASELATVRDIDVTVHALRSRVDAIPATERPYAEAVLDPLEAAGEAARKRLLATLDDSRYRSLLDVLETAATVPVFASDAESNAESLGSESLRKAAKRVRKAVCGAVKESSPSELHHARIAVRNGRYVAEACAYVLGKPARRMARRMERLQEALGAISDGTLIEERLRSLVVHDRANVLIGELLALEAVDGERARRDWQTLRRKALREEWFAT, from the coding sequence ATGGCGAGTCATCTGGGTACAGAACCGTTTCTCACCAATGGTTCTCCTGCCGCCGTTACTGCCGGGAGATATGAGCGTGCCCTTGCGCTAACGACGCCCGACGAGACTCAGGGCGTCCCCGAAGATGCACCGGGCGTCACCCTGGTTGGATCAGCGCTGGCGCGGCGCGTACTCGATCTGCTGCATTACGAAGTCCTCATTCGATTGCGCGCAGATCCAGAAGACGTACACCACGCGCGCTCGACCGTTCGCAGGCTCCGGGCGATGCTTCGCGGTTTCCGTCCGTTTCTCGATCGCTTGTGGGTAGATACCTTGCGGGAAGAGCTGCGCTGGTTTGCGAGTGAGCTTGCCACCGTCCGCGACATCGACGTGACGGTTCATGCGCTGCGTTCGCGTGTCGATGCGATTCCCGCGACTGAACGCCCCTATGCAGAGGCCGTGCTCGATCCGCTCGAAGCCGCCGGCGAGGCGGCGCGCAAGCGTCTTCTCGCGACGCTCGATGATTCACGTTACCGAAGCCTTCTTGACGTGCTCGAGACGGCGGCAACGGTGCCCGTATTTGCATCCGACGCGGAATCCAACGCCGAATCACTTGGTTCGGAGAGCTTGCGCAAAGCGGCGAAACGCGTGCGCAAAGCCGTGTGCGGAGCCGTAAAAGAAAGTTCTCCGAGCGAGCTGCACCACGCTCGCATCGCAGTTCGCAACGGACGCTACGTTGCCGAAGCGTGCGCCTATGTTCTCGGAAAGCCGGCACGCCGCATGGCGCGTCGCATGGAGCGCCTGCAGGAAGCGCTGGGCGCGATCAGCGACGGCACGCTGATCGAAGAGCGGCTCCGAAGCTTGGTCGTGCACGACCGCGCGAACGTCCTCATCGGCGAGCTTCTTGCACTCGAGGCCGTCGACGGAGAACGCGCGCGCCGTGACTGGCAAACACTGCGGCGGAAAGCGCTGCGCGAGGAGTGGTTCGCGACCTGA
- the otnK gene encoding 3-oxo-tetronate kinase — translation MALLLGAIADDFTGATDLANTLVRGGMRTIQTIGVPAASAALDEADAIVVALKSRSIEAEEAVRLSLEALAALQARGATKFIFKYCSTFDSTDHGNIGPVADALLDQLGSDMTIFCPAFPENGRRVFNGYLFVNDVLLSESGMEKHPITPMTDPNLLRVLGRQTKHKVGKIDLARVRRGEAAIRTAIMEARAHGVRHLVVDAAGDEDLHAIGLGTEELRLITGGSGIALGLPSLFVRLGMLERGPGVDALPHVDGPAVVLSGSCSRATLAQVEYMRARRPTFSIDTTALDRADGLVESALTWAGDHLHEAPILISASAPPDQVAQTQARFGKEKAGERIEHVFGTIAHELRARGVRRFVVAGGETSGAVVRELGVSALRIGRQIDPGVPWTETVGSPAIALALKSGNFGSEDFFLRAIELAP, via the coding sequence GTGGCCCTGCTCTTGGGTGCGATCGCTGACGATTTTACCGGCGCTACCGATCTCGCGAATACGCTCGTGCGCGGCGGCATGCGAACCATTCAAACGATCGGCGTCCCCGCGGCTAGTGCGGCGCTCGACGAGGCCGATGCAATCGTCGTCGCGCTGAAGAGCCGCTCTATTGAAGCCGAAGAGGCGGTGCGACTTTCACTCGAAGCTCTCGCAGCGCTGCAAGCGCGCGGCGCGACCAAATTTATCTTCAAGTATTGCTCGACGTTCGATTCGACGGACCACGGGAACATTGGCCCGGTGGCCGATGCACTGCTCGACCAGCTTGGATCGGATATGACGATCTTTTGTCCGGCGTTTCCGGAAAACGGCCGGCGTGTCTTTAACGGGTACTTGTTCGTTAACGACGTGCTGCTCTCGGAGTCAGGGATGGAAAAGCATCCGATCACCCCGATGACGGATCCGAACCTGTTGCGTGTGCTGGGGCGTCAGACGAAGCATAAGGTCGGCAAGATCGATCTGGCGCGCGTGCGCCGCGGCGAGGCTGCTATTCGCACCGCGATAATGGAAGCGCGCGCACACGGCGTCCGTCATCTCGTCGTCGACGCCGCCGGTGACGAAGATTTGCACGCGATCGGCCTCGGTACGGAGGAGTTGCGGCTCATCACGGGTGGTTCAGGGATCGCGCTCGGTCTGCCATCGTTGTTCGTTCGGCTCGGAATGCTGGAACGCGGTCCCGGCGTCGATGCATTGCCGCACGTCGACGGACCCGCGGTCGTGCTCTCCGGCTCGTGCTCGCGCGCGACGCTCGCACAGGTTGAGTACATGCGCGCGCGGCGGCCAACATTCTCGATCGATACGACGGCATTGGATCGGGCCGACGGGCTGGTTGAGAGCGCGCTCACCTGGGCAGGCGACCATTTACATGAAGCGCCGATTCTCATCAGCGCCAGCGCGCCGCCCGACCAGGTTGCGCAGACGCAGGCACGTTTCGGGAAAGAGAAGGCGGGCGAGCGGATCGAGCACGTCTTCGGGACGATTGCACACGAATTGCGTGCGCGCGGAGTTCGGCGATTCGTCGTGGCGGGGGGCGAGACGTCGGGCGCAGTCGTGCGCGAACTTGGTGTGAGCGCCCTTCGTATCGGCCGCCAAATCGATCCCGGCGTGCCGTGGACCGAGACTGTCGGTTCGCCGGCTATCGCCCTGGCGCTGAAGTCCGGGAACTTCGGGAGCGAGGATTTCTTCTTGCGCGCAATCGAGCTAGCACCGTGA
- the otnC gene encoding 3-oxo-tetronate 4-phosphate decarboxylase codes for MTHNSEREALCKAGAHLSARGLSPGTSGNISLRVDDGWIVSPTNAALGSLEPESLALIDATGAHTGGAAPTKEKFLHAAVYAARSDFGAIVHLHSTHAVAYACLRDLDASDAFPPITPYTVTRLGRVAVVPYARPGDPRLGELVGGAAHRHHAILLANHGPVVAATSLEAAVAAIEELEESAKLYFLLHGHKTQFLTDEQVDELRSVFAS; via the coding sequence GTGACGCACAACTCGGAGCGCGAAGCACTTTGCAAAGCCGGCGCGCATCTTTCGGCGCGTGGTCTTTCACCCGGAACTTCGGGCAATATAAGCCTGCGCGTCGATGACGGCTGGATCGTGAGTCCGACGAACGCCGCGCTCGGGAGTCTCGAGCCCGAATCTCTCGCGCTCATCGATGCGACCGGTGCGCATACGGGCGGCGCTGCACCGACCAAAGAGAAGTTTCTGCATGCTGCCGTCTATGCGGCCCGCAGCGACTTCGGTGCGATCGTCCATCTGCACTCGACGCACGCGGTCGCATACGCGTGTCTGCGAGATCTCGATGCAAGTGACGCGTTTCCGCCGATTACGCCGTATACGGTCACGCGACTCGGACGAGTGGCGGTCGTCCCCTATGCGCGTCCGGGAGATCCGCGGCTTGGTGAGCTCGTGGGCGGAGCCGCGCATCGGCACCATGCAATCTTGCTGGCCAATCACGGACCTGTCGTTGCTGCAACGTCGCTTGAGGCGGCAGTTGCGGCCATCGAGGAGCTCGAGGAGAGTGCGAAGTTGTATTTCTTGCTGCACGGACATAAGACGCAGTTCTTGACGGACGAACAGGTCGACGAGCTACGGAGCGTATTTGCGTCGTGA
- the otnI gene encoding 2-oxo-tetronate isomerase gives MIKLAANLSMMFNEVPFLERFSAAGACGFKGVEFLFPYEHPPRDLAEALDDAKLTQALFNLPPGDWASGERGMAAIPGREREFAESIDVAIEYAAALRCQRVHVMAGLLPADASIEDCERVYESNLRLAASRLAQRRLEGVIEPINHRDIPNYFLNTTRQAIAVIERVGAPNLKLQLDLYHAQITEGDLVHHVRDLAGRYTHVQIAGNPDRNEPDVGEVNYLYVLEQLDASGYAGWVGCEYRPKNGTREGLGWARPYGITV, from the coding sequence GTGATCAAGCTCGCCGCAAATCTCTCCATGATGTTCAACGAGGTTCCGTTTCTCGAACGATTCTCGGCTGCGGGCGCCTGCGGTTTCAAAGGTGTGGAGTTCCTGTTTCCGTACGAGCATCCGCCGCGCGACCTAGCGGAGGCGCTCGATGACGCGAAGCTCACGCAGGCGTTATTCAATCTTCCGCCGGGTGATTGGGCGTCGGGCGAACGGGGCATGGCTGCGATCCCTGGTCGCGAGCGCGAGTTTGCGGAATCAATCGACGTAGCTATCGAATATGCCGCTGCGCTGCGCTGCCAGCGAGTGCACGTCATGGCCGGACTGCTGCCCGCGGATGCATCGATCGAAGACTGCGAGCGTGTCTATGAATCGAATCTTCGTTTGGCTGCTTCACGGCTTGCACAACGACGCCTCGAAGGTGTTATCGAACCGATCAATCATCGCGATATCCCGAATTATTTCCTGAACACCACGCGGCAAGCGATCGCCGTGATCGAACGCGTTGGAGCGCCAAACCTCAAACTGCAGCTGGACCTGTATCACGCTCAAATTACCGAGGGCGATCTCGTGCATCACGTGCGCGATCTGGCCGGACGTTACACGCACGTTCAAATCGCGGGAAATCCGGACCGTAACGAACCCGACGTGGGTGAGGTCAACTACCTGTACGTGCTCGAGCAGCTCGACGCATCGGGCTATGCGGGCTGGGTCGGCTGTGAGTATCGCCCGAAGAACGGGACGCGCGAAGGGCTTGGGTGGGCCCGGCCGTATGGAATTACGGTATGA
- a CDS encoding zinc-binding dehydrogenase, with protein MKTRVAILSDFQRPRPYATSRPLSIEEIELEDPSYGEALVRIESAGVCHSDLSTIDGILTKPLPIVLGHEAAGVVEKIGPGVTTVQPGDKVVFSFVPTCGKCTPCAIGRPALCEPGNKANAAADLLRGTRRYKRNGEMIGHHLGVSGFAEYTVAAEESLVKIPSDVPGEIAAVFGCAALTGLGAVIYTAHVVPGSSVAIFGGGGVGLMTLLGAVLVSAHPVIVVDPVEKKRKKALELGADSVVDPADGDVAKQIQKITGSDGAQFVFEVSGTTKGFEQAVQSTSRGGTMVAIGIPRGSEQAGISPAQLVYGDRTLRGAFMSSAVPRRDIPRYVALWKAGKLPVDKLITGTIGLDGLNEAMDALASGEALRTMVCPHVMAGVKA; from the coding sequence ATGAAGACACGTGTTGCGATCCTCAGCGACTTTCAACGGCCGCGGCCCTATGCTACGAGCCGTCCGCTTTCGATCGAAGAGATCGAGCTCGAGGATCCGTCGTACGGAGAAGCACTCGTTCGTATCGAGAGCGCGGGCGTTTGTCACTCGGATCTCTCGACGATCGACGGAATTCTCACGAAGCCGCTTCCGATCGTGCTGGGTCACGAAGCCGCGGGCGTGGTGGAGAAAATCGGACCGGGGGTCACGACCGTACAACCCGGCGACAAAGTTGTGTTCTCGTTCGTTCCGACGTGCGGGAAATGCACGCCATGCGCGATCGGACGACCGGCGCTGTGCGAGCCGGGCAACAAGGCGAACGCGGCTGCCGATCTGCTTCGCGGGACGCGTCGATATAAGCGTAACGGTGAGATGATCGGTCACCATCTGGGCGTGAGCGGGTTCGCAGAATATACGGTCGCGGCGGAAGAGTCACTGGTGAAGATTCCAAGCGATGTGCCGGGTGAGATCGCCGCGGTATTTGGCTGCGCTGCATTGACTGGGCTTGGCGCCGTGATTTACACTGCGCACGTCGTGCCGGGTAGCAGCGTCGCCATCTTCGGCGGCGGCGGCGTCGGCCTGATGACGCTGCTCGGTGCGGTGCTCGTGAGCGCACATCCCGTCATTGTTGTGGATCCGGTCGAGAAGAAGCGCAAGAAGGCACTCGAGCTCGGCGCTGATTCAGTCGTCGATCCGGCGGACGGCGACGTGGCAAAACAGATTCAGAAGATTACCGGAAGCGACGGCGCGCAGTTCGTTTTCGAAGTCTCCGGGACGACGAAGGGCTTCGAGCAGGCCGTGCAGTCGACGTCGCGCGGCGGAACGATGGTCGCAATCGGCATTCCCCGCGGGTCGGAACAAGCCGGAATTTCACCGGCGCAGCTCGTTTACGGCGACCGCACGTTGCGCGGTGCGTTCATGAGCTCGGCGGTCCCGCGTCGCGATATTCCGCGCTACGTTGCGCTTTGGAAAGCCGGAAAATTACCGGTCGACAAGCTCATCACCGGCACGATCGGCCTCGACGGTCTCAACGAAGCAATGGACGCACTCGCCAGCGGCGAGGCACTGCGCACGATGGTGTGCCCGCACGTGATGGCGGGCGTGAAGGCCTAG
- a CDS encoding VOC family protein, producing the protein MAVKVYGCNHIAIEVDNIKKGVDFYQDVFNLEKLDGGEGDAFFKLGEHQFLAMFEVDKVTPSRSRHFGLMVRDEEQLGEIRQKLVGKYGIKLIPPFRCDFIDPFGNRVQVVDLHDESIVWLLPYEEVQKAGIVFNGTGAKD; encoded by the coding sequence ATGGCTGTCAAAGTTTACGGTTGCAACCACATCGCGATCGAGGTCGATAACATCAAGAAGGGCGTCGATTTTTATCAAGACGTCTTCAATCTCGAAAAGCTCGACGGCGGCGAAGGCGACGCGTTCTTCAAGCTCGGTGAACACCAGTTCTTGGCGATGTTTGAAGTCGACAAAGTCACGCCCTCGCGTAGTCGTCACTTCGGACTCATGGTTCGCGATGAGGAGCAGCTTGGGGAAATCCGTCAGAAGCTGGTTGGAAAATACGGGATCAAGCTGATCCCGCCCTTCCGCTGCGATTTCATCGACCCGTTCGGAAACCGCGTGCAAGTCGTCGATTTACACGATGAATCGATTGTTTGGTTGTTACCTTACGAGGAAGTTCAAAAAGCCGGCATCGTGTTCAACGGAACCGGCGCGAAAGACTAG
- a CDS encoding STAS domain-containing protein, producing the protein MIGGAGVQPEYVLSETYATLTFTGGLDISRYPEIVETFRSSRDEGSCVIVDLSSATWIDSVFMTELLVFYRKAVKNDRTMVIVATGNVEKMLAIAGINRRIRVVANLDDARKSPARAAWEKQHPNARLVRDGDGAEC; encoded by the coding sequence GTGATTGGAGGCGCTGGTGTCCAACCGGAGTATGTTTTGTCGGAAACGTACGCGACGCTGACCTTCACCGGCGGCCTCGACATATCGAGATATCCCGAAATAGTCGAGACCTTTAGAAGCTCCCGCGACGAAGGCTCGTGCGTCATCGTCGATTTGAGTAGCGCTACGTGGATCGACTCGGTCTTCATGACGGAATTGCTGGTATTCTATCGCAAGGCCGTGAAAAATGACCGCACGATGGTTATCGTGGCGACGGGCAACGTCGAGAAAATGCTTGCGATTGCCGGCATCAATCGCCGGATTCGCGTCGTCGCGAATCTGGACGATGCACGAAAATCGCCCGCGCGCGCGGCGTGGGAAAAGCAGCATCCAAATGCGCGTCTCGTTCGAGACGGCGACGGCGCGGAGTGCTAG